Within the Bacillus sp. FSL K6-3431 genome, the region GGAAATGGGTTGTATAAGGAAGTTCAACACCGTCTTCTTTTATATGCTTGATCAGTCGCAAAAGAATGGCAGTGCTTGCTTTATCATCTAAATGACGAGATTTGATAAAGCCACTTTCTGTTATTTGAACACGAGGATCAAATGATACAAAATCACCGACATTAATACCAAGTTTTCTCGTTTCCTTCTCATTAATCGTTCTTTCGTCAATCCTAACTTCGATATTATCTTCATTTCTTTTCGCTTTCCCTGCATCCTTATAAACGTGGACAGATGTTTGTTTCATTAATATAGTGCCAGTATATCTTTTCCCTGTCTCCGTTTCAATTTCACAATATTCACCTTCCACTGCGTTCCAACGAAAACCACCGATCATATCGAGCTTCAATCTGCCATTTGACTTAATTTCTTTAACCATCGCGCCTAGGGTATCGACATGAGCAGTCAGCATCCGGTGCTGATCTATATTTTTACCGGGAATGGAAATAAGCAGTCCTCCTTTTCGATTACGTTTCATTTCTAACTCAAACCCATGTAAATATTGTTCGCAAAACTCAATTACATTATCTGTATTTCCTGACGGACTAGGAATGGAAACTAGCTCTTTTATTAATGATACTGTTTCTTTTATATTTGGATTAGTTACCATACGAATAACATCCTTTCTATTTTTCCTATAATGTGAAACTTCAATCAGTTGGGGTTTTTCTATCATCCCCCACTGATTGTTAGTTGAACCAATCGGGCATTTACGGGCAGTTGATCCCCACTTACTCTTCATTGTTTTTACTTGAATCCGTGAAGTGGGGTTTTACTGCCCGTTAATCTGCGATAAAATGATGTTATAATCATATCATGACTTGATGTAAGGAGGAAAAGGTGATGGCTAAACATTCATTTTTATTAAAAGCTAATTGGCCTGGTGGAAGGAATGGCGTAGGAACGATTGACGCAGGAAATTTGACTACAAAAGTGTCAATACCTCCAGAAATGGATGGGCCTGGCATTGGTACAAATCCAGATGAAATGTTACTTGGGGCTGCCGCAACCTGCTACATTATTACCTTGGCTGCCATGCTAGAACGTGCGGCCATTCCAGTATCTGATCTTTCACTTGAATCAGAAGGAATCGTTGAAGTGATGAATGGAGTGATTACATATAAAACAATTATTCATCGTCCAAAGATAATCTTAAACAGCGAGGAATATGAAAAAAAGGTTGCCTTACTTGCTGAGAAAGCAGAAAAAAGTTGTATGATTTCGAGGGCTCTGGCGGGCAATGTCGACATACTGCTAGACTCTTTAATACAAATTCACAAATAAAAAAAGCGCAAGCGCCATGGTCATCGACGAATGTGCAAGGTGGAACATTAGGTAAGCTTCATCAGGCTCTAAAAAAGTCGACATATCATCTATCGTGGACACATTCATATACGTAATGTGAGGCGGGCTTTCGTTTTCTAAAATCCCCACGCCCCGTGGCGTTAGCGGCATCCGTCCATTGAAAATAAGAAACAGGTCGAACCACAATATTTTCAAATTGCAGCTTTAATTACGTATTCTTTCCAATAACAAATAATAGCATTGGTCGGAGACTT harbors:
- a CDS encoding OsmC family protein; amino-acid sequence: MAKHSFLLKANWPGGRNGVGTIDAGNLTTKVSIPPEMDGPGIGTNPDEMLLGAAATCYIITLAAMLERAAIPVSDLSLESEGIVEVMNGVITYKTIIHRPKIILNSEEYEKKVALLAEKAEKSCMISRALAGNVDILLDSLIQIHK
- a CDS encoding M42 family metallopeptidase: MVTNPNIKETVSLIKELVSIPSPSGNTDNVIEFCEQYLHGFELEMKRNRKGGLLISIPGKNIDQHRMLTAHVDTLGAMVKEIKSNGRLKLDMIGGFRWNAVEGEYCEIETETGKRYTGTILMKQTSVHVYKDAGKAKRNEDNIEVRIDERTINEKETRKLGINVGDFVSFDPRVQITESGFIKSRHLDDKASTAILLRLIKHIKEDGVELPYTTHFLISNNEEIGYGGNSNIPPETIEYLAVDMGALGEGQSSDEFTVSICAKDSSGPYHYGLRKQLVNLAKQNNIDYKVDIYPYYGSDASAAIRSGHDIVHGLVGPGIESSHALERTHESSLLNTEKLLLAYVQSGITTI